CCAGTCCAGTTGTGGAAGTATTCGTGGGCGATCACACCTTCAACACTCATGAAGTCAGTATCGGTGGCCGTTTCTTGGTGAGCGAGTACTAGCTTGGTGTTAAAGATGTTGAGCGAGGTGTTTTCCATCGCGCCCATATTGAAGTCACTCACGGCCACGATGTTGAACAGATCAAGCTCGTATTCACGGCCGTATTTCTCTTCGTCCCATTGCATGGATTTTTTGAGGGATTGCATGGCGTGGTCACATTGGCCTTCATCACCAGAACGAACGTAGATATGCAGGTCTACATTGCGGCCCGACATAGTTTTAAAGGTATCTTCAATGCGGACAAGGTCGCCAGCCACCAATGCGAAAAGGTAGCAAGGCTTAGGAAATGGGTCATTCCATGCGGTGAAATGGCGCCCGTTAGCTAATTCTCCAGATTCCACCAAGTTGCCGTTAGAGAGCAGCACTGGATACTTGCTTTTATCTGCCTCAATACGGACAGAGAAGATGCTCAGTACATCCGGCCTATCCTGGAAGTAGGTAATGCGGCGAAAACCTTCGGCCTCGCACTGTGTGCAATAGGTGCCTTGAGATTTATACAGTCCTTCGAGCGCCGTGTTGGTTTCGGGGTGAATTTCAGAGGTGATAGTGAGCGTGAATTTTTCGCCTGCCTCATTGATGGTTATTTGATTATCAGCCAGCATGTAGCCAGTGAAGGCTACGCCGTCGATCTCAACGGAGAGGATGGTTTGATCCTGCCCATTTAAGATCAGCGTACTTGAATTGCCATCAGGGTTCTTAATGTATAAAACCTCTGACCTAACGATTGTCTTGTCTTCAAATAACTCAAAGACGAGATTGATATGCGAGGCCTTGTATGGAGCCGGGGCATAGTCTTTCAGGTAAATCGTCTTAGGTTTGATTATATTGGACCCAACTTCAGTATCTGGTGACATGAGCAATAATTTCTTTAGTTTGTATTGTTAAACAGTATAAGAGAGATTTTGTTAGCTGCTTTTATGAATTTTCAACACACGTGTTAGCAATTCAGTCAGCCTGCCTTGGATTGTCTGTTCCCAATACTTAAAGCCTTAACGATGCATAAGGAGAATTTACATTATTAATCAATTAGATATTAGATATTTGGAATTGCCCATTTCTATATTTCCCATATTGGCACTTAAGTTGCTGATATAGAGACAGAAATCTTAAATGGGAGTTTTAAATGAATTTTGTGAATATTTTCAAGAAGACTGCGTTAGTGGCTTCATTAACGATGTTGGTGAGTTTCTCAGCATCCGCGAATACATTGCTTTGGAATACAGGCGTTACCGATAGTGGCAAAGGCGCTGAAGGTAGCGTTGATCAACACTACACTTTAGGTGGCGGTGCTGCTTCATATGTTGGAATTGGTGTTAATGGCGCATGGTTGGCTGATAGTGCTAGCAATGCTTCTGCCTGGATTACCCCAACTGCAAATGCTAATGATGGCAGTCTGGATCCATTTACTAACGGTACTTATACATTCAGCCAAACTTTTGACTTGTCTGGCTACGATGCAAGCAAGACCAGCTTTAGCGCAATGTGGGCTGCAGACAATAATGCATCTGTGTATTTGAACGGTAGTTTGCTCTCTAGCATTACAGGCGGTACTTATTCTAACTTCAATAGCTTTAGCTCTTTCTCTGCCAATAGTGGTTTTGTGAGTGGTTTGAACACCTTGAGTTTTGTGGTGACTAATTTGGCGCAAAACGGCGGCAACCCAAGTGGTTTAAGGGTTGAGTTCTCTAACGTTAATGTAGCTGCAGTGCCAGAGCCTAAAACTAATGCGATGCTGCTTTCAGGTTTAGCATTGATGGGTTTGGTAGTTAGACGTCGTAAGGCACTTGAGTCTTAATCTGAAATAACAATATTTAGTCGGCCTTGTATCTTCAGGCCGTCAATAAAAAGCCCCTTACTCTGAATAGAGAAGGGGCTTTTTATTGCGTATTGGTCATTAATGAGATTGTATGTAATCTGCATGGTATTGATTAAGTGGCCTCAAGCCTTATATTTGAATTTAATCAGTAAACGCTGGTCATTATCATTGATACATAAAATCTATTGAAACAATAAAAACAATTCATTTAACAAATCGATGGCAACGCTTTAACATGCAGTTGTGCTTAACAAGCAGCAGTTTTTAACTTTTCACTAACACACAATGAAGGAATGAAAATGGTCACTACAGTGCCTAATATTGTATTTAAAACACGAGTTCGCGATGAGAGCGTTGGCGGAGAAAACCCTTTCCGTTGGCAAGATGTAACAACCGCAGATATTTTCAAGGGTAAAAAAATCGTCATCGTGGCCTTGCCAGGTGCTTTCACCCCAACTTGCTCTAGCACTCACTTGCCAGGCTTTGATGCGAAGTACCAAGAGTTTATTGCTCAAGGTATTGATGAAATCTACTGTCTGAGCGTGAACGATGCATTCACCATGTTCCAATGGGGTAAGAACCTTGGCGTGAAGCATGTAAAAATGTTGCCTGATGGTAATGGCGATTTCACCCGCATGATGGGTATGTTGGTGAAGAAAGAGAATTTGGGCTTTGGTGATCGTTCATGGCGTTACTCAATGTTGGTGGATGACCAAAAAATCGTGAAGATTTTTGAAGAACCAGGTAAGGCTGATAACTTCGGTGCAGACCCATTTGAAGTGAGTGATGCTGATACCATTCTCAATTTCATTAAACAAAAGTAATCTAACAGGCATTAAATAGTTAGCAATAGGAGGGCGATGCTAACGTTGCATCGCCCTTTGTTTTTCTGATTGATCCATATTTAAAAGCGAGAACTGAATTGACTACCTACGACTATGACTTATTTGTAATTGGCGCTGGCTCTGGTGGCGTACGTGCGGCACGCATGGCGGCGGGTCTTGGTGTGCGCGTGGCGATTGCTGAAGATCGTTATTTTGGCGGCACTTGCGTTAACGTGGGCTGTGTACCGAAAAAGTTGTACGTGTACGCATCTCAATTCAGTGAGAGCTTTACTGGCTCGGTCGGATTTGGCTGGAAAGGCCAGACGCCTGACTTTGACTGGCCAACATTGGTCGCTAACAAATCCAAAGAAATCGACAGATTGCAGGGCGTGTATGACCGCTTGTTGCAAGAGAGTGGCGTGTCTATCTTTAATGGCAGAGCCGAATTGCAAGATGCCCATACCGTGGTGGTCAATGGTAAAAGCTACACCGCTGAGCGCATTCTGGTCGCCACAGGCGGCTGGCCTTATGTGCCAGAAGTCATCGGCAAAGAATTTATTGTGACCTCTAACGAGATATTTAATCTCCCCGCTTTGCCTAAGCGCTTACTGATTGTCGGTGGTGGTTATATTGCCGTTGAATTCGCAGGCATCATGCATGGGTTGGGCGTAGAAGTCAGCATTCTTGAACGTGGCAACAAAGTGTTAAAAGGCTTTGATGAAGACATCCGCGACTTTTTGATTGAGCAAATGACCAATAAAGGCATCAAGTTCTATTTCAATACCAGCGTAGATCGCATCAAGCAGCATGAAGGCGCTTATGCGGTGCATACCATGGATGGTAATTTGATCGATGCTGATCTGGTGATGTATGCCACTGGTCGCGTACCCAATACCAAAGACATTGGGCTTGAGGCCTTGGGTGTGGAGTTGGATGGTGTTGGCGCGATCAAGGTGAATGATGATTACCAGACCAATGTGGCTTCTATCTATGCTTTGGGGGATGTAACCAATCGTGTGAACCTCACGCCTGTTGCAACGGCTGAGGGTATGGCCTTGGTGAATAAGTTGTATGCCAACAAAACAGGCAAGGTGGATTACGACAATATTCCGACTGCCGTATTCAGTCAGCCGAATATCGCAACGGTTGGGCTTACCGAGGCGCAGGCGCGAGAAAAGTACCCAGACATTGATATTTATAAATCAGTGTTCAAGCCCATGAAAAATACATTGTCTGGCATCAATGAAAGAACCTTGATGAAGATGATTGTTGTCCGCAGCTCAGACAAAGTGGTCGGTATGCACATGGTAGGGCCAGATGCGGGTGAGATTATCCAGGGCATGGCCGTGGCGATTCGCGCGGGTGCAACCAAAGCTATTTTTGATAGCACCATCGGCATACACCCGACTGCGGCTGAAGAGTTTGTGACGATGCGCAAGCCTGTGGCCTAATATCGCCAAAGATTGATGCAAAGACTCATGAAAATCATTAGGCCTCAATCATGAACATGCACACGGGTTTTGACGAACATGTGTCTATTATGATGAGTCATACATTCAAGCAACACAAATTGCTGAATTCCTAAATAACTTAATAAAGGACATACATCATGTGGACAAAACCAGAAGTTACAGAAATGCGTTTCGGCTTTGAAGTAACAATGTACGTTTGCAATCGTTAATATTGCAAACGCAATTTAAGGTCAATCGTTAAGATTGTAATTAATAAAAAAGGCACCTCAGGGTGCCTTTTTATTGTCTGGATTTTAGGGTTATCGCAGGGTGGTTCTTGATTGCAACAGGTCACTATTTGCAAATAGCTCAGCCACCCAATCCACAAATGCGCGCACTTTAGATGATAGATGTCGGTTTTGCGGATACATCACGAATATCGGCACATCTTCAGACAGATATTCACCAAGCACTATTTCTAATTTACCAGTAGCGATTAAATCCTGTACCAGAAAACTAGCAGTTTGCATGATACCCACCCCTGCAAGCCCCGCTGCAAGACTGGCATCAGTGTCATTGATAGCAATGCTACGCTGGCCTGTCACCAAGCTGGTGATGCCATCTTTACTGTAATCAAATTCATAAATCTTGCCAGTTTTGGATGACATGTAGTTGATGGTGGAGTGGCGCTCAATATCCTCGGGCGTTTGCGGAATACCTGCTTTGCGCAGGTAGTCTGGTGTCGCGCAAGACACTATACGAATAGAGCCTATACGGCGCGCTACCATGGATTGATCTAACAACTCGCCGCCACGAATCACGCAATCCACACCTTCTTGCAGTAAATCTACAGGGCGGTCGCTGCAACCTATCTCAAGCTCGATTTCAGGATAACGGTCAAAGAACTCTTTAATTGCGGGCATCACAACTTGCCTGCCAAGCGAGGCGGGGAGATCGATGCGCAACCTGCCTTTGGGTTTTGTGGTGAACTGGCGTACGGAGGCTTCGGTATCATCAAGCTCATTAAGCAATCTGATCGCCCGCTCATAATAAGCCGCACCGTCAGTGGTCACGCTGACATGCCGCGTAGTGCGATTCAGTAGTTTGACCGCCAGTCTTTTTTCTAGCGCGACGACCTGTGCCGATACGGTGGTTTTAGGCAGGTTGAGTGAGTGCGCGGCCTTAGTGAAGCTGGCTAGCTCTACTACCCGCGTGAATGCAAGCATTGTATCGAAGCGATCCATTCCTAATTCAACCTCTCGTTTGAGTTCTATTTCTTAGATTCACTCTATATTGTGCAATAAAACAATACAGTGATTCCTATTTTAATCCATTTATCTTGTATTTAACTCACTATAAAGTGCATTCAACGGTAACACAACGTTGCTTATTTGAATGTTTACTCTAAGGAGAACGATCATGGCTAAGAAATTAGAAGGTAAAGTTGCAGTAGTCACAGGTGCATCAAAAGGTATCGGCGCTTCAATCGCCAAGCATTACGCAGCAGAAGGTGCTTCAGTTGTCGTTAACTACTCCTCAAGCAAAGAGGGCGCAGAAAAAGTCGTTGTCGAGATCGTGGCTGCAGGCGGCAAGGCAGTAGCAGTGCATGCTAACGTTGCCAAACAGGCTGACATTGAGCGCTTATTCGCTGAAACGCTAAAGGCCTACGGCAAGCTGGATATTCTGGTGAATAATGCAGGTATCTACGAATTCTCACCACTTGAAAGTATCACCGAGGAGCATTTCCACAAGCAGTTCAACCTGAATGTGCTGGGCTTGATCCTCACCACGCAAGAAGGCGTTAAGCACTTTGGCGCAGAGGGCGGAAGCATCATCAATCTCAGCTCGATTGTTTCCAGCACTTTTGCTCCAGCCAATGCGGCTGTGTACAGCGCGACTAAAGGTGCAGTCGATGCACTTACCCACTCATTATCCAAAGAACTTGGCCCACGTAATATCCGTGTGAATGCGATTAACCCAGGAATGGTAGAAACCGAAGGCGTTCACACTGCAGGCATGGCCGAGAGTGATATGCGTAAATTCATTGAGGCGCAGACTCCACTAGGCCGTATCGGTCAGCCACAAGATATCGCTCCAGCTGCGGTATTCCTGGCATCTGCTGATTCTTCATGGATCAGTGGTGAAACCTTGTTTATCGCTGGTGGCTTGCGCTAATCGCGTTCAAATTAAGAAAGAAGCAAAAGGAACATCATGATCAACTTATACACATGGGCTACACCCAACGGCCGCAAGGTCGCCATCATGCTGGAAGAGCTTGGTGTTCCTTATGCAGTTCATCCCGTTAATCTCCGCAAGAATGAACAGTTTTCAGCAGAGTTTCTTGCTATCTCGCCTAACAACAAAATCCCTGCGATCGTTGATGACGAAGCTGAGGGTGGCCCGCTGACAATTTTTGAAAGCGGCGCCATTCTTACTTATCTGGCCGAAAAGAGTGGTCAGTTCCTGGCAGTATCAGGCCATGAGCGCTACAAGGCGCTGGAGTGGTTGCATTGGCAGATTGGCGGTCTCGGCCCGATGTTTGGGCAGTTGAGTTATTTTGCCATTCGCGCAGAGCAAAAATGCCCCGAAGCTATTGAGCGCTTTAAACAAGAGTCCGAGCGCTTATTAGGTGTCCTGGAGCGGCGCTTGACCGCAACGCCTTATCTTGCTGGAGAGCATTATTCCATCGCGGATATGGCGGCCTATCCCTGGACAGTAAGCGCGACTAGCTTCATGAAAGATGTACTGGGTGAATATCTATCGACGACACCTGCCATCCATGACTGGCTCAAACGCATAGCAGCAAGGCCAGGTGTGCAGCGTGGCATGGCTGTACCCAACATTTAACAGGTATCACAACACACTATGAGTACCTTAAATACCAATCACCACTTTCAGGAGGCTTCGTTTCATAGCGAAGCCAGTGCTGGCGATATCGCTCTGCGAGTCTATGACAAGCGCGCCACGAGCTCTGCAACCCCGCTAGTTCTGTATTTCCATGGAGGTTTGTTTAACTGTGGAAAGATGGATGATGCCGATGCTATAGCTTCAGTGCTTGCAGAGAATACTGTGGTGGTTTGTGTAGACTATCCATTGGCCCCGAAATTACATTTCCCCACTACGGTGGAAGTGGCTTTTGAAGCTTTATTGTGGGCTGGCAAGCATGCAACTAAATATGGTGCGCAAGCCAGCAAGCTCATCGTAGCGGGGGATCAAGCAGGGGGCAATCTGGCGGCAGCCGTTGCCATGATGGCTCGTGACCGCGGTTTGGCTGGCAAAGCTAAACTGATTGCCCAGGTATTGATCAACCCTATGCTGGATCCCAATCAGTCAACACTTTCCATGCAGCTGGCTGAAGACTGCCCGTGTCGTAAAGCTTGGGCTGATTACCTGCCAGTATCAAGCGATGCGATGCATCCATATGCAGCACCGTTACTCTCTCGTCGATTACAGAGTCTAGCTTCGGCATTGATTATCACGGCAGATCAGGACCCACTGCGCGATGAGGCTGAGCAATATGCCGCCAAGCTCATTACCTCGGGTGTGCCTGTGCAAATGCGCAGATTGCGTGCAGCAAAAACTAGTCTAGCTAATCCCGCTTGTGTTTCTTTCCAAGAAGCTGCAGGCATCGTGAGCCAGTTCATTACCGATTTTTCTTAACTATATTTTTCACTATTTCGATTTTTACTACTTCGTTTAAAGGGGCTTTTACCATGAAGACTGCATCACAGATATTCAGCCGTAAATTCATACTGATCGCACTGGGCATAGGCCTGATAGGCGGCGGTGTCATTTCACATAACAGCCAGGTCAAAGCTGCAGCAGTCGCGGCAATGCCGCCTGCAGCAGTGACGGTTGAATCCGTCATAGAGAAACCAGTGATCGAGTGGGATGATTTTTCCGGTCGTGTAGAGGCTGTGGAATATGTTGAGATTCGGCCACGTGTCTCCGGCACCATCGATGTCATTCATTTCAGCGAAGGTCAACTGGTGAAAAAGGGTGACCTGCTATTCACCATCGACCCACGTCCATTCCAGGCTGAAGTCGCGCGTGCTGATGCGCAAAAATCGGCTGCCGCAGCTGCCGTTGAGTTGGCGAAAACTGAGCTTGAACGTACCCGTCATCTACTTGAAGACCATGCGGTTGCGCAACGTGAGCTGGATGAACGCAACAATACTTACCTCAATGCCAATGCCCAGTTAAAAGCAGCCGAAGCTGCCTTGATGACGGCGCAGCTTAACCTGCAATACACCGCTATTACCGCGCCAGTCAGTGGCCGTGTATCACGTGCTGAGATTACTGTCGGCAATCTGGTAGGTGTTGGCACTAATACTCCAGCGTTGACTACATTGGTTTCTGTATCTCCTGTTTATGTCAATTTTGAACTGGATGAGCAGACCTATGGCCGTTATCTGGCAAATGGAGCGGCTGGCAATACCAATGTTGACCATATTCCAGTATCTATCGGCTTGACCAGTGAAGAGGGCTATCCGCATCAGGGTTATATCAAGTCTTTTGATAACCGCATGGACACTGCCTCTGGCACGATCCGCGTGAGAGCTGTGTTTGACAACAAGGACAACAGCCTGACACCGGGCATGTATGCCAAGGTGCGCACAGGTGGCGGCGGTATGAAGCCTGCCTTGCTGATTGATGATAAAGCCGTAGGAACTGACCAAGACAAGAAATTCGTCATGGTGGTGGGTGCTGACAACAAGGCAACCTATCGCGTGATCGTGCTTGGTCCTATGGTTGATGGCATGCGCATCGTGCGTTCAGGGCTGGAAAAAGGTGAGCAGATCATCGTCGATGGTTTACAGCGTGTAAGGCCAAATGATGTCGTAGCGCCAAGCGTGGTTGCAAATCCGGCAGAGGCAACGAGCGCAACAGAGCGCACCGAGAAGACCGCCTCGAATATCCAGCAGAACCTAAAATACCACAAGAAAACCGTGATCTGAGCCAGTCTTGATCACCATCTGCGGGAGCAAACAATATGAATATATCTAAGTTTTTCGTCGATCGCCCGATCTTTGCGGGCGTTCTTTCTGTCATCATTTTTATCGGTGGGCTGATCTCCATGTTCAACCTGCCGATCTCCGAATATCCAGAGGTCGTACCACCTTCTGTGATCGTCAAGGCACAATTTCCTGGAGCTAATCCACAGACCATCGCTGAGACAGTCGCCACCCCGATTGAGGAACAGATCAACGGTGTGGAAGGCATGCTGTATATGGCATCGCAGGCGACATCAGATGGCCTGATGACACTGACCATCACTTTCAAACTAGGTACTCCGCCTGATCTGGCGCAGCAATTAGTGCAAAACCGTGTGAATCAGGCTCTTCCACGCTTGCCAGAAGAAGTGCAACGCCTGGGTGTGACCACGGTGAAAAGCTCACCTGACCTGACCATGGTCGTGCACTTGCTGTCACCTAACGGTCGTTATGACATGACTTATCTGCGTAACTACGCCTTGCTCAACGTAAAAGATCGTTTGGCACGTATCGAAGGTGTTGGTCAGGTTGAGTTGTTTGGCGCTGGTGATTATTCCATGCGCATCTGGCTAGATCCACGCAAGGTAGCTGAGCGTAAGCTTACCGCCAATGATGTGGTCACTGCGATACGCCAGCAAAACGTCGATGTGGCAGCTGGTGTGATCGGTTCCTCACCTTCAGTGCCGGGCACGGATTACCAGATCTCGGTCAATGCCCGCGGTCGTCTGGTATCTGTAGAAGAGTTTGAAAATGTGGTCATTCGCACCTCCAGTGATGGCGTGGTTACTCGCTTGAAGGACGTTGCCCGTGTTGAGCTGGGGGCAAGTGAGTATGCACTCCGTTCATTGCTGGATAACAAATCAGCAGTGGCCATCCCGATCTTCCAGGCGCCTGGTTCTAACGCTTTGCAGATTTCGGACAACGTACGCAAGACCATGGCTGAGCTGCAAAAAGACATGCCTGAAGGTCTGGAATATCACATCGTCTATGACCCAACCCAGTTCGTAAAATCGTCTATCCATGCCGTGATTCATACCCTGTTGATCGCCGTTCTGCTGGTGGTGTTGGTCGTGATCGTATTCCTGCAAACCTGGCGTGCTTCCATCATTCCATTACTGGCAGTGCCTGTATCAGTCATTGGTACCTTTGCTGTGATGATGGGTCTGGGCT
This genomic window from Methyloradius palustris contains:
- a CDS encoding PEP-CTERM sorting domain-containing protein, which encodes MNFVNIFKKTALVASLTMLVSFSASANTLLWNTGVTDSGKGAEGSVDQHYTLGGGAASYVGIGVNGAWLADSASNASAWITPTANANDGSLDPFTNGTYTFSQTFDLSGYDASKTSFSAMWAADNNASVYLNGSLLSSITGGTYSNFNSFSSFSANSGFVSGLNTLSFVVTNLAQNGGNPSGLRVEFSNVNVAAVPEPKTNAMLLSGLALMGLVVRRRKALES
- a CDS encoding peroxiredoxin, with translation MVTTVPNIVFKTRVRDESVGGENPFRWQDVTTADIFKGKKIVIVALPGAFTPTCSSTHLPGFDAKYQEFIAQGIDEIYCLSVNDAFTMFQWGKNLGVKHVKMLPDGNGDFTRMMGMLVKKENLGFGDRSWRYSMLVDDQKIVKIFEEPGKADNFGADPFEVSDADTILNFIKQK
- the gorA gene encoding glutathione-disulfide reductase, encoding MTTYDYDLFVIGAGSGGVRAARMAAGLGVRVAIAEDRYFGGTCVNVGCVPKKLYVYASQFSESFTGSVGFGWKGQTPDFDWPTLVANKSKEIDRLQGVYDRLLQESGVSIFNGRAELQDAHTVVVNGKSYTAERILVATGGWPYVPEVIGKEFIVTSNEIFNLPALPKRLLIVGGGYIAVEFAGIMHGLGVEVSILERGNKVLKGFDEDIRDFLIEQMTNKGIKFYFNTSVDRIKQHEGAYAVHTMDGNLIDADLVMYATGRVPNTKDIGLEALGVELDGVGAIKVNDDYQTNVASIYALGDVTNRVNLTPVATAEGMALVNKLYANKTGKVDYDNIPTAVFSQPNIATVGLTEAQAREKYPDIDIYKSVFKPMKNTLSGINERTLMKMIVVRSSDKVVGMHMVGPDAGEIIQGMAVAIRAGATKAIFDSTIGIHPTAAEEFVTMRKPVA
- the pqqA gene encoding pyrroloquinoline quinone precursor peptide PqqA; translated protein: MWTKPEVTEMRFGFEVTMYVCNR
- a CDS encoding LysR family transcriptional regulator gives rise to the protein MDRFDTMLAFTRVVELASFTKAAHSLNLPKTTVSAQVVALEKRLAVKLLNRTTRHVSVTTDGAAYYERAIRLLNELDDTEASVRQFTTKPKGRLRIDLPASLGRQVVMPAIKEFFDRYPEIELEIGCSDRPVDLLQEGVDCVIRGGELLDQSMVARRIGSIRIVSCATPDYLRKAGIPQTPEDIERHSTINYMSSKTGKIYEFDYSKDGITSLVTGQRSIAINDTDASLAAGLAGVGIMQTASFLVQDLIATGKLEIVLGEYLSEDVPIFVMYPQNRHLSSKVRAFVDWVAELFANSDLLQSRTTLR
- a CDS encoding SDR family NAD(P)-dependent oxidoreductase codes for the protein MAKKLEGKVAVVTGASKGIGASIAKHYAAEGASVVVNYSSSKEGAEKVVVEIVAAGGKAVAVHANVAKQADIERLFAETLKAYGKLDILVNNAGIYEFSPLESITEEHFHKQFNLNVLGLILTTQEGVKHFGAEGGSIINLSSIVSSTFAPANAAVYSATKGAVDALTHSLSKELGPRNIRVNAINPGMVETEGVHTAGMAESDMRKFIEAQTPLGRIGQPQDIAPAAVFLASADSSWISGETLFIAGGLR
- a CDS encoding glutathione S-transferase family protein, which produces MINLYTWATPNGRKVAIMLEELGVPYAVHPVNLRKNEQFSAEFLAISPNNKIPAIVDDEAEGGPLTIFESGAILTYLAEKSGQFLAVSGHERYKALEWLHWQIGGLGPMFGQLSYFAIRAEQKCPEAIERFKQESERLLGVLERRLTATPYLAGEHYSIADMAAYPWTVSATSFMKDVLGEYLSTTPAIHDWLKRIAARPGVQRGMAVPNI
- a CDS encoding alpha/beta hydrolase; its protein translation is MSTLNTNHHFQEASFHSEASAGDIALRVYDKRATSSATPLVLYFHGGLFNCGKMDDADAIASVLAENTVVVCVDYPLAPKLHFPTTVEVAFEALLWAGKHATKYGAQASKLIVAGDQAGGNLAAAVAMMARDRGLAGKAKLIAQVLINPMLDPNQSTLSMQLAEDCPCRKAWADYLPVSSDAMHPYAAPLLSRRLQSLASALIITADQDPLRDEAEQYAAKLITSGVPVQMRRLRAAKTSLANPACVSFQEAAGIVSQFITDFS
- a CDS encoding efflux RND transporter periplasmic adaptor subunit translates to MKTASQIFSRKFILIALGIGLIGGGVISHNSQVKAAAVAAMPPAAVTVESVIEKPVIEWDDFSGRVEAVEYVEIRPRVSGTIDVIHFSEGQLVKKGDLLFTIDPRPFQAEVARADAQKSAAAAAVELAKTELERTRHLLEDHAVAQRELDERNNTYLNANAQLKAAEAALMTAQLNLQYTAITAPVSGRVSRAEITVGNLVGVGTNTPALTTLVSVSPVYVNFELDEQTYGRYLANGAAGNTNVDHIPVSIGLTSEEGYPHQGYIKSFDNRMDTASGTIRVRAVFDNKDNSLTPGMYAKVRTGGGGMKPALLIDDKAVGTDQDKKFVMVVGADNKATYRVIVLGPMVDGMRIVRSGLEKGEQIIVDGLQRVRPNDVVAPSVVANPAEATSATERTEKTASNIQQNLKYHKKTVI